Proteins co-encoded in one Labrus bergylta unplaced genomic scaffold, fLabBer1.1 SCAFFOLD_153, whole genome shotgun sequence genomic window:
- the LOC136178449 gene encoding glutamate receptor ionotropic, delta-1-like, whose amino-acid sequence MEMLTLIFHSLWILQCNTVSADSIIHIGAIFEENAVRDDEVFQLAVSDLSLSDDSMQSEKITHSIKLIEPNNPFQAVQEGKTAV is encoded by the exons ATGGAAATGCTGACATTGATATTTCATTCCCTGTGGATATTGCAATGCAACACAGTGAGCGCCGACTCCATCATTCACATTG GGGCCATATTTGAGGAGAACGCAGTGCGGGACGATGAGGTGTTCCAGCTCGCCGTGTCTGACCTCAGTCTGAGCGATGACAGCATGCAGAGCGAGAAGATCACACACTCTATTAAACTCATCGAGCCCAACAACCCGTTCCAGGCGGTGCAGGAAGGTAAGACcgctgtgtga